One window of the Triticum dicoccoides isolate Atlit2015 ecotype Zavitan chromosome 3B, WEW_v2.0, whole genome shotgun sequence genome contains the following:
- the LOC119276912 gene encoding HVA22-like protein f has translation MGVLGALARHLDSLVGPGIMLLYPLYASMRAIESPSSLDDQQWLTYWVLYSLITLFELSCWKALQWLPLWPYMKLLFCCWLVLPIFNGAAYIYETHVRRYFKIGQYVSPGYSERQRKVLQMMSLDARKSVERFIETHGPGALEKIIQAAEQEAKRA, from the exons ATGGGTGTTCTTGGTGCCCTTGCCAGGCATTTGGATTCCCTTGTTGG GCCAGGAATCATGCTGCTTTATCCGCT GTACGCGTCGATGCGCGCGATCGAGAGCCCTTCTTCCCTGGATGATCAGCAGTGGCTCACCTACTGGGTGCTGTACTCCCTGATCACCCTCTTTGAGCTCTCATGCTGGAAGGCTCTCCAGTG GCTCCCTCTGTGGCCGTACATGAAGCTCCTCTTCTGCTGCTGGCTGGTGCTGCCGATCTTCAACGGCGCGGCCTACATCTACGAGACGCACGTCCGGCGCTACTTCAAGATCGGGCAGTACGTGAGCCCCGGCTACAGCGAGAGGCAGAGGAAGGTGCTGCAGATGATGAGCCTCGACGCGCGCAAGTCCGTCGAGCGCTTCATCGAGACGCACGGGCCCGGCGCTCTCGAGAAGATCATCCAAGCC GCTGAACAGGAAGCCAAGAGAGCCTAG
- the LOC119276910 gene encoding uncharacterized protein LOC119276910, with amino-acid sequence MAAAEAAAEAAAEAFSIRGFAARMRAVDAAKCWPFGGSEDDNSETPQLPPMDPTPRSRWWADELAALRARPAVCAAGGDFAVGGGMGDGLGKATKRKGSRGSGGAERAKRRRRALQSSFFLKHKERTSKLQPASRLLQRMFHKGLLRKRKGCTIPTLRELIMRKKLQERQDQMSTHRNSLKKQSVRGMDHERSIKISRPTDYPVNLGCEVVKHVACPPKDDIFGDLPLLESSKVMFHTGVDILPTIIEDSFVENQNGPDAISETEPLELMPIADISKQTSPPLEDSVKKEQSPDKGSTCILLNDAGRSHSSPAEFDGLLNHASVTMAKTSLPEMQLKSTNVPALSSYCNEGAKSGTSNCAQGRFNTNTDCFQEMERPGTSSVAVRTRTEAVKKEDAAIHGVNNASVTMAKTSLPEMQLESTHVPALSSCSEAMRTRTEAIKKEDAAVHGVNNASVTMAKTNLPETQLKSTHVPALSSYCNDGAKPCPSNHPQGSFYINTNCFQEMNRPGTSSAAVRTITAAVTEDRDATVHGPNNTSVTMAKTCLPEMQLKSTHVPGLSSHCNDGAKSGSSNHPQDRFYTNTNCFQEMERPATSSAAVRTRTEAVAEDRDAAGHGLNNISVTMAKTCLPEMQLKSTHGPVLSSYSKDGAKSGSSNHPQGHFYTNTCRFQEMTRPGTSSMDVRTRTEAIEKDRDAAVHGKKSTGISGRLVPTEYHPSGEGNLSSSVMSQRTVNVGINADGMSSCRSMPAQEYVPASIPCKVASNAYHESRKSVDACTSLSMDDQGSWYSKNYPGHSPASISLPFMELPGLEKMEISSYDPRTGENNFMNGRSMNIVRCQQQKQVIGMTSTMQSQNKIGFSDSQAGKKGPDGFVRRDNCHSYQPTMRLMGKTVSLCKGSMEQEVPTTGKWIDKNVIGDRPSSVSCQLPPKNVFPYQDSVIPRTRVHESSDTLPRIPNSTFAEARPIANDAQNHRLPQTNISSAVKDYTWNLGSQFGRQAQGNKEYVIGNSRTRHMELSQPPELIGIHRNQYLHLGNPASSMYAEEHTFVGSAVNRSSPSFPQWSLNTSMQGKYQNPTSLVYEDPRSVRTHQPPCQVPGANLFSASNISFHDYGTKNAESRNSYQRAHPSLPSSAASKFHDYCTKNVDSRYSYQGAHPSLSTSVASKSIWASKSTRDVLNIDGRKGVSLVDERSKRPGCADNVSQQPAKRQLVADKPELTSSMFPCMEKYSFGWSVNDTVGPRMLDFSNKNSRACHTNIKK; translated from the exons ATGGCCGCGGCGGAGGCCGCGGCCGAAGCGGCGGCCGAGGCTTTCTCCATACG GGGGTTCGCCGCCAGGATGCGGGCCGTGGACGCGGCCAAGTGCTGGCCATTCGGAGGCTCCGAGGACGACAACTCGGAGACGCCGCAGCTCCCGCCAATGGACCCGACGCCGCGGTCGCGCTGGTGGGCCGACGAGCTTGCGGCTTTGCGGGCGCGGCCGGCTGTCTGCGCTGCGGGCGGAGACTTCGCCGTGGGTGGCGGCATGGGAGATGGTTTGGGGAAGGCGACGAAGAGGAAGGGATCTCGCGGGAGCGGCGGTGCCGAGAGGGCTAAGAGGCGGCGGAGAGCGCTCCAATCTAGCTTCTTTTTGAAGCACAAG GAGAGAACCTCTAAACTCCAACCAGCATCTCGCTTACTTCAACGCATGTTCCATAAGGGTTTGTTGAGAAAACGAAAAGGCTGTACTATTCCTACACTAAGAGAACTCATTATGAGGAAGAAATTGCAAGAGCGACAGGATCAGATGTCAACCCACAGAAACAGCTTGAAGAAACAGTCCGTGAGAGGAATGGATCACGAACGAAGCATAAAAATCAGCAGGCCAACTGATTATCCTGTAAATCTTGGCTGTGAAGTAGTGAAGCATGTTGCATGCCCACCCAAGGATGATATTTTTGGAGATCTACCTCTTTTAGAAAGCTCAAAAGTTATGTTTCATACTGGAGTTGACATACTCCCTACTATTATAGAAGATTCTTTTGTAGAAAATCAAAATGGGCCAGATGCCATATCAGAAACTGAACCATTGGAGCTAATGCCTATTGCTgacatttcaaagcaaacatcaccCCCCCTTGAAGACTCAGTGAAGAAGGAACAGAGTCCTGACAAAGGGTCAACATGCATCTTACTCAATGATGCAGGAAGGAGTCATTCTTCCCCTGCTGAGTTTGATGGTCTGCTAAATCATGCTAGTGTTACCATGGCGAAAACTTCTCTTCCTGAAATGCAGCTGAAATCTACGAATGTTCCTGCTTTAAGTTCTTATTGTAACGAGGGAGCAAAATCTGGTACTAGCAACTGTGCACAGGGTCGTTTCAACACAAACACAGACTGCTTTCAGGAAATGGAAAGACCTGGTACCAGTTCAGTGGCCGTGAGAACCAGAACTGAGGCAGTTAAAAAAGAAGATGCAGCAATCCATGGTGTAAACAATGCAAGTGTCACCATGGCGAAAACTAGTCTTCCTGAAATGCAGCTGGAATCTACTCATGTTCCTGCTTTAAGCTCTTGTTCAGAGGCCATGAGAACCAGAACTGAGGCAATTAAAAAAGAAGATGCAGCAGTCCATGGTGTAAACAATGCAAGTGTCACCATGGCGAAAACTAATCTTCCTGAAACACAGCTGAAATCTACTCATGTTCCTGCATTAAGTTCTTATTGTAACGATGGAGCAAAACCTTGTCCTAGCAACCATCCGCAGGGTAGTTTCTATATAAACACAAACTGCTTTCAGGAAATGAATAGACCTGGTACCAGTTCAGCGGCCGTGAGAACCATAACTGCAGCAGTTACAGAAGATAGAGATGCAACTGTCCATGGTCCAAACAATACAAGTGTCACCATGGCGAAAACTTGTCTTCCGGAAATGCAGCTGAAATCTACACATGTTCCTGGTTTAAGTTCTCATTGTAACGACGGAGCAAAATCTGGTTCTAGCAACCATCCGCAGGATCGTTTCTACACAAACACAAACTGCTTTCAGGAAATGGAAAGACCTGCTACCAGTTCAGCGGCCGTGAGAACCAGAACGGAAGCAGTTGCAGAAGATAGAGATGCAGCTGGCCATGGTCTAAACAATATAAGTGTCACCATGGCGAAAACTTGTCTTCCTGAAATGCAGCTGAAATCTACTCATGGTCCTGTTTTAAGTTCTTATAGTAAGGACGGAGCAAAATCTGGTTCTAGCAACCATCCGCAGGGTCATTTCTACACAAACACATGCCGCTTTCAGGAAATGACAAGACCTGGTACCAGTTCAATGGATGTGAGAACCAGAACTGAAGCAATTGAAAAAGATAGAGATGCAGCAGTCCATGGCAAGAAGAGCACTGGTATCTCTGGTCGACTTGTTCCAACCGAATACCATCCTTCAGGTGAAGGCAATCTATCGTCCTCGGTTATGTCACAGAGGACTGTCAATGTAGGAATTAATGCAGATGGCATGTCTTCCTGCAGGAGTATGCCTGCCCAGGAATATGTCCCTGCTTCTATTCCTTGTAAAGTTGCAAGCAATGCGTATCATGAAAGTAGAAAGTCTGTGGATGCATGCACATCATTATCAATGGATGACCAAGGTAGCTGGTACTCAAAAAATTACCCAGGTCACTCTCCGGCAAGTATTAGTTTGCCTTTTATGGAGCTACCTGGCCTTGAAAAGATGGAGATCTCAAGCTATGATCCGAGGACAGGTGAAAATAACTTTATGAATGGACGATCAATGAACATAGTAAGATGCCAACAACAGAAGCAGGTGATTGGCATGACCAGTACTATGCAAAGTCAGAATAAGATTGGGTTCAGCGATTCTCAAGCTGGGAAAAAGGGCCCAGATGGTTTTGTGAGACGTGATAATTGTCATTCGTACCAACCCACCATGCGCTTAATGGGCAAGACAGTCTCACTTTGTAAAGGTAGCATGGAGCAGGAGGTACCAACTACAGGGAAGTGGATTGACAAAAATGTTATTGGAGACCGTCCCTCATCAGTTTCATGCCAGTTGCCCCCAAAGAACGTGTTCCCTTATCAAGATTCTGTGATACCAAGAACTCGTGTTCATGAATCTTCAGATACTTTGCCAAGGATTCCCAACAGTACTTTTGCAGAGGCAAGGCCTATTGCCAATGATGCTCAAAATCATAGGCTGCCACAGACTAATATTTCTTCAGCAGTTAAAGATTACACTTGGAATTTAGGCAGTCAGTTTGGCCGGCAAGCTCAGGGAAACAAAGAATATGTCATAGGCAACTCAAGGACCAGGCATATGGAGTTGTCTCAGCCACCCGAGTTGATAGGCATTCATCGGAACCAATACTTGCACTTAGGCAATCCTGCATCAAGCATGTATGCAGAAGAACACACTTTTGTTGGTTCAGCAGTAAATCGATCTTCTCCTTCATTTCCACAGTGGTCATTAAATACAAGCATGCAGGGGAAGTACCAAAATCCCACTTCATTGGTTTACGAAGATCCTAGATCTGTTCGTACCCACCAACCTCCCTGCCAAGTACCTGGAGCAAATCTATTTTCAGCATCAAACATATCTTTTCATGACTACGGTACAAAAAATGCCGAGTCCAGAAACTCTTATCAGCGAGCACATCCTTCTCTTCCAAGTAGTGCGGCAAGTAAGTTCCATGACTACTGCACAAAAAATGTCGATTCCAGATACTCTTATCAGGGAGCACATCCTTCTCTTTCAACTAGTGTGGCAAGTAAGTCTATTTGGGCAAGTAAGTCTACTCGCGATGTTCTGAATATAGATGGCAGGAAGGGTGTTTCCCTAGTTGATGAAAGAAGCAAGAGACCAGGTTGTGCAGATAATGTTTCACAGCAACCTGCAAAGAGGCAGCTTGTTGCAGACAAACCGGAGTTAACAAGTTCGATGTTCCCATGCATGGAAAAATACTCGTTTGGCTGGTCAGTAAATGATACAGTTGGCCCGCGGATGCTTGACTTCAGTAACAAAAATAGCAGGGCATGCCACACAAATATCAAAAAATGA
- the LOC119276911 gene encoding GDSL esterase/lipase At5g45670-like produces the protein MELGRLACLVAAAALALATAARCDPQVPCYFIFGDSLVDNGNNNYIVSLARANYPPYGIDFAGGPSGRFTNGLTTVDVIAQLLGFDNFIPPYAATGGDQLLNGVNFASAAAGIRAETGQQLGGRIPFAGQVQNYQTAVQTLVNILGDRDTASERLSQCIFTVGMGSNDYLNNYFQPAFYSTGSRYTPEQFADSLIADYRRYLQAMYSYGARKVALIGVGQVGCAPNELARYSPDGATCVGRIDGAIQIFNRRLVGLVDQMNTLPGAHFTYINAYNIFNDILANAGAYGFTESTAGCCGVGRNNGEVTCLPYQAPCANRDQHIFWDAFHPSEAANIIVGRRSYRAQSPNDAYPMDISTLASL, from the exons ATGGAGCTGGGGCGGCTGGCGTgcttggtggcggcggcggcgctggcgctggcgacggcggcgaggtgcGACCCCCAGGTGCCGTGCTACTTCATCTTCGGCGACTCGCTGGTGGACAACGGCAACAACAACTACATCGTGTCCCTGGCGCGCGCCAACTACCCGCCCTACGGCATCGACTTCGCCGGCGGCCCGTCGGGGCGCTTCACCAACGGCCTCACCACCGTCGACGTCATCG CTCAACTTCTGGGCTTCGACAATTTCATCCCTCCCTacgcggcgacgggcggcgaccaGCTCCTCAACGGCGTCAacttcgcctccgccgccgccgggatCCGTGCCGAGACCGGCCAGCAGCTC GGCGGGCGGATCCCGTTCGCGGGGCAGGTGCAGAACTACCAGACGGCGGTGCAGACGCTGGTGAACATCCTGGGCGACCGGGACACGGCGTCGGAGCGGCTGAGCCAGTGCATCTTCACGGTGGGCATGGGCAGCAAcgactacctcaacaactacttccagcCGGCCTTCTACAGCACCGGCAGCCGCTACACGCCGGAGCAGTTCGCCGACTCGCTCATCGCCGACTACCGCCGCTACCTCCAGGCCATGTACAGCTACGGCGCCCGGAAGGTGGCCCTGATCGGGGTGGGCCAGGTCGGGTGCGCCCCCAACGAGCTGGCGCGCTACAGCCCCGACGGCGCCACCTGCGTCGGCCGCATCGACGGCGCCATCCAGATCTTCAACCGGCGGCTGGTGGGGCTGGTGGACCAGATGAACACCCTCCCCGGCGCGCACTTCACCTACATCAACGCCTACAACATCTTCAACGACATCCTGGCCAACGCCGGCGCCTACGGGTTCACGGAGTCCACCGCCGGGTGCTGCGGCGTGGGGCGGAACAACGGGGAGGTGACGTGCCTGCCGTACCAGGCGCCGTGCGCCAACAGGGACCAGCACATCTTCTGGGACGCCTTCCACCCGTCGGAGGCGGCCAACATCATCGTCGGCCGGAGGTCCTACCGCGCCCAGTCGCCCAACGACGCCTACCCGATGGACATCAGCACGCTCGCATCCCTTTGA